DNA sequence from the Syntrophobacterales bacterium genome:
CCTAGCTCTTACGGCGGAACAAAGACAGGCTTATTCACTTCTCAGAAGAACCTCGTACATGAACTACCCCATTGATGTGGTTCTCAATGAAGCTACAATGAGACAAATAAGGCCTGAGATAGAAAAACTGGAAAAAAGCGGGAAGGACGGTTTCAACAAGTATATTCAACGCCTCATGTCGTTTCAGATCCCTCAGCCTCAGACGGATAACTGGAAGTGAGATATGAGTGCCTCTTAGGCAAAGGTCCCAAATATTGATAGAGGTAGCACTTTATGCCACCGTTAAATATTTTTCTGTTCTTGTCGGCTCTTTTACCGAAGAATTTTTGAAAATAGGGATGGGCGGCGAACATGAAGAAAGACCAACTGTCAAGCCCTTGAAATACATTCCCCATCGTTCTGTACAGCCGTTCTATTTCTCTCGATTCTCCGAGCCGTTCACCGTAAGGGGGATTACAGACAATACAGCCATATTTCTTTCGGGAGCGAAATTCCTCCACAGGTAATTTTTGAAATGCCACATAGTCGGCAACACCGGCTTGAAGGGCATTGGCGCGGGCCTTTTTCAAAACCTCTCCATCATTATCAGAAGCAAGAATTCTGAATTCCATATCTTTAATCTGGCTCTGCGCTTCTTCCCGTGCCTCTTCCCAGATATCTTTCGGCATCTGCGGCCATTCTTCAGAGATAAATGATCGCTTGAGGCCAGGAGCGATATTTTTGCCCATAAGGGCAGCCTCTATGGCAATGGTCCCTGACCCACACATGGGGTCAACCAATATTCTGTCCGGAGTCCAGCGGCTCAGCATCACAAGGGCAGCGGCAATGGTCTCCCGAAGTGGAGCCTCCCCCGCATCCACCCTGTAACCCCTTTTATGGAGGCCAGGCCCTGATGTATCCATGGTCAGAGTTGCCATATCCTTAAGCATGGATATCTCTATCTTGTACACCGGACCCGATTCTTCGAACCATTCAGTCCGGTATTTCCTTTTCATCGCCTCCACCACCGCCCTTTTCACGATGGCCTGGCAATCCTTGACACTGAACAACTGCGACTTTACCGATTTTCCCACAATGTGCATTTTACCCGTCAGTGGAATAATCTCTTCCCAACCCACTTTCATAGTACCCTGGAACAGTTCCTCAAAATCCATCGCGGGGAACTCCGCCACTTTGATTAACACTCTGTCCGCCGTCCTGAGCCGGATATTGCAGCGGGCGATGTCACGCTCACTTCCCTTGAATGAGACCTTTCCGTTCTCCAAAGTCAAGAGCTCGTATCCCAGGGCCTTCAATTCGAGGGCAACCACAGATTCAAGACCGAATGTTGAAGTTGCAATTATTGTGCATTGAGCCATATCTGTTCTCAAGACCCCCCAAAGCTATGCCCGCTGGCCGGTCGCACAATGTGCTGGCAACTCTTGAAACTTAATAAAATATTCGTTGAGTACGCTTTATTATATATCAATTTATAAGACACAG
Encoded proteins:
- a CDS encoding class I SAM-dependent RNA methyltransferase: MAQCTIIATSTFGLESVVALELKALGYELLTLENGKVSFKGSERDIARCNIRLRTADRVLIKVAEFPAMDFEELFQGTMKVGWEEIIPLTGKMHIVGKSVKSQLFSVKDCQAIVKRAVVEAMKRKYRTEWFEESGPVYKIEISMLKDMATLTMDTSGPGLHKRGYRVDAGEAPLRETIAAALVMLSRWTPDRILVDPMCGSGTIAIEAALMGKNIAPGLKRSFISEEWPQMPKDIWEEAREEAQSQIKDMEFRILASDNDGEVLKKARANALQAGVADYVAFQKLPVEEFRSRKKYGCIVCNPPYGERLGESREIERLYRTMGNVFQGLDSWSFFMFAAHPYFQKFFGKRADKNRKIFNGGIKCYLYQYLGPLPKRHSYLTSSYPSEAEGSETT